A portion of the Cryptomeria japonica chromosome 5, Sugi_1.0, whole genome shotgun sequence genome contains these proteins:
- the LOC131079372 gene encoding short-chain dehydrogenase reductase 2a-like, with translation MSEERRLEGKVAIITGGAAGLGEATVRLFTKNGAKVIIADIADDAGHMLAQSLSQWATFIHCDVTKEQDFSAAVDLAMEKHGQLDIMFNNAGTGDNRTTSVAEYEMEMYEPTMNVNVKGVMHGLKHAARIMIPNRKGCIISTASIAGSIGGNAPYAYTASKHAVIGLTKNGAVELGKYGIRVNCISPSYVTTGLLMESLGKKDKGEAEVWISSISNLKGVVLKEEDIAQAALFLASDESKFISGHNLVVDGGFSVVNHNGGLYRP, from the exons ATGTCTGAAGAACGAAG ATTGGAAGGGAAGGTTGCAATAATCACAGGGGGAGCAGCAGGCCTTGGAGAAGCCACTGTTCGGCTTTTCACCAAAAATGGAGCAAAAGTCATAATTGCAGACATTGCAGATGATGCTGGTCATATGCTTGCACAATCTCTCTCACAGTGGGCAACTTTTATTCATTGTGATGTGACCAAAGAGCAAGATTTTAGTGCAGCAGTGGATTTGGCGATGGAAAAGCATGGGCAACTGGACATTATGTTTAACAATGCCGGTACTGGGGATAACCGTACAACTAGTGTTGCAGAATATGAGATGGAGATGTATGAACCCACCATGAATGTAAATGTAAAAGGTGTAATGCATGGCCTTAAGCATGCAGCTCGCATTATGATACCCAATAGAAAAGGTTGTATAATTTCTACTGCGAGTATTGCAGGGAGCATTGGAGGCAATGCACCTTATGCATACACAGCCTCAAAACATGCAGTAATAGGCCTCACTAAGAATGGTGCAGTTGAGCTTGGGAAATATGGTATCAGAGTTAACTGTATTTCTCCTTCATACGTTACAACGGGGCTTCTAATGGAGTCTTTGGGGAAAAAAGATAAGGGTGAAGCGGAGGTCTGGATTAGCAGCATAAGCAACTTGAAGGGAGTGGTTCTTAAAGAAGAGGATATTGCACAGGCTGCTCTTTTTTTGGCCAGTGATGAATCAAAATTTATCAGTGGTCACAATCTTGTTGTGGATGGAGGATTCTCAGTTGTAAACCACAACGGGGGACTGTACAGGCCATAA